GGTTGCTACTAGAGACTACTTTATTTGCTTTCACCTTAAAATTGTCTCGGTGCTAAGTTAAATCCCAATAAAATAGACAAAGTCAATTATCAAAACGTAAAATCATACATGGAGAAGCACAATTAAGTTACTAGTTCAAGATTAAATCATCATAGAGTAGCTCTTTATCTCATGAATAATGCATGTGGGAGAAAACCTTCACCAATCATGATCTCTTAATAGGAGATAATCTTTCAGAATTTCATTGATACTTGTCATGAATCAACCTTTagatcataaaatattttttataaatcatgcataacttttcataaattatcattcataagttcataattttcttcataaaatcatatcttcataaattcataataaaaaataatgaatgatGCATGGGTTTGTATAGAATCAATTGAAAAACATGTAATTAAATCAACACATGCATAGGAAGATTAAAATTGAACAATAAACTCAAAACCAAACAAGACCCATGGAGATCGCATGAACCCTAATGAAAATTAGGTGAAACTGAAGTGGGAAGATAAGATCTTTTCGGACCCAATAGATGAACGAAATCCATTGACGAATTCACACATACCTTGAAGTTTAAATCCCAAAAGCAATGGAAGCAAAAAGAGACTTGAAGTATGAACCCTAGTTTCTTCCTTGAAGCTTGAGAGAATTTGGAGGAGATGAACTTGGATGAGATTTGAGAATTTGAGAGAATGAGATAGTTACAGGTCTTTAATTTaggataaaaaaacaaattggaATAGACCCTAATACCCTTAAGAATTATAACTGTTGGATTGTTTCTACTGTTTGTCTGTACTAGTCAATTGTAGAACCAACTTTAGAAATCATTGATTTATCTTTTCCATGAAACCAATTTACGACTCATCGTTCATCCTATTGTCCATAGACCCTATCCATCGAACCCAAGTTCAAGTCCAAAATTTTAATAAGTGTGGAACCTTTCAACGAGATCCCTCTACGATCCGTAGAACCAACCACGACCCCGTCAAATCCTTTCGTAGATCTGAGGTTCAAAATCAAATCTCTGAATCCTTTCTATGAAGATCATCTACGACTCGTCAAAATTCTTACTGTCAAGTCATAGgtcaaacttcaaaaatttaaaattccaaAAACTCAACTTGTGTCGTGTGAATTCTTCCATGTGGCTCGTAGGACTTCCTATGATCAGTAGGTCAGTCCTGTGGACCATTGCCTTAGTGGAAAATTGTACTTTTCCTTTTGATAACTTTACTTTTCAATTTCTGAGATGTTACTCTTATCTCTAAAAGAGTTTGAATTCCTAATTCGAACTCCCCAAATCTTTTAAGTTCACTCACTTGTTATTCCCCCTAAAACGACCTAATTTTCCCCTATAAATGCTCTTGCTTGGTCACTGTTGAGGAGGGGAATTTTtgtactccctccgtcccattttatgtggcatCATTCGACCCaacacggagtttaagaaataaatgaagaCTTTGAATTGTTTATCAAATTGTCCTTCAAAAGTGGACTCACTTTTCTCTCTcctcataaatgtattaaattactatttaaaattaagtgggaCCAACAAGGATAAAAGAGGAATTGTACCTTTAAATACTTACCATATAAGGAAATGTGACATTTTTTTTGGGAttgacaaaaaagaaaatggtgCCACATACaatgggacggagggagtattatttAGCTAATATAgtacaccccccccccccccccccaagttCATGAATTTGTTTATTTAGTTGGTTAAAGTGCGTAATATATCTTCCAAACGTGTGATTTAAAACTCTTTATTAAAATGGTGTTTCTTgacattttatttctattatgtCCAATATAGTGTTTTCATGGTTTACGTTCTCTCCATAGTAAATGGATTGTTCCTTGTTTGAATATGTATTGTGATTTCAACTCATGTATGAAAAATCATGCCACAtgcttttaaaaatatgaaaatttgataGTTAAGAcatatttgtttcttttccATGTTAGAGATATTGTTTGGTGTATGTTAATTGACCTATTCAATTCAAAGTAATGTTTGTAATGATAtggttaaaatttattaaataattgatACCTTCTGTGCAAGCTATGGATTAATTGCTTTCAAATATATGTGTTTGTGTGAATAATCTAAGCTTACTGTCTCACTTTTGTTTAATCATCCAAAGAGTCATATATGCTAATCCCTTCCTCTTTTTTATGCAGGAATTTGGTCTCGAGAGTCCAGAATTGAGTTGTATACATCACTAtagatataatatatagtactccattcgtttcaaaaagaattatctAATTTGACTtagaacggagtttaagaaaagaaagaaggtcttttaattttgtggttttaaattaaagctatgtcaaatgtacaaaaatgttctttaatcttgtgacctaaaacatgtcacgtgaaaagttaaagttaaatttgcttaaaaaaagttatttttttatacagactaaaaaaattagatcattttttaaaaaagaagagagtAATATACATGTAAACTATTGTATACACAGGGCCAAACCCATGATGATCAGTAATTGAAAGCCCATTGAATGTTTTTTAACGAGTGAaaattaggtatatagcatattttataataatattctcAATCTATAGCATTACAGTTTGTCTTTCaatgtataatatttaatatagcaagttatagcatattattaaaaataaaacttaaactttaaataaattaaaataattaataaaaaagggACCAATTTTGAAATGGAAAatagcattttttttttatttaaataaaatacatttaatagAAAGATAACTGATTAGCACCTTTTaaggaaattttaaaaaaaaatgattatatctagttattttaaaacactcaatttagttgaaaatcaaattaagttgtgatttattttcttaaaacacTCTAACAAATTGATATCAttgtaaaatctattttttttttctcgcgtttctctcaatttttttcaacagatttgatttcatttttttgtattgattgaatatattttgttgttgaGAAAACGTGATTTGTTGTGATggacaatattttttatcaacAATTAAACATGGTGGAAGGTGGAACTCATCAGGTTGGTATTTGTTACATTTTGTTGGTTTGTGTTCATTTgttttaatcaatatatataatattgctTGTTTTGTATGAAACATTATTTtagtataaatcatatttcaaaaaaagcATGTAACTTTATAGatgtttaatttataataaaattgaagattctgatttgttatgttatttttgtgtgtgacatgatgtttttctaaaataattgtGTATGAATTGTATGTAAATTATGTATCATGTTAGTATCTagtatattttgaatatatgttACTGTTCGATAAACAAAGGTAAATTCTGTATGAAATGTTTTCAATATGtgtatgaaatttatatttttttttgtagatattttgtttgtgaatgaattatgtattatgttagtatttagtatattttgaatatatgttACTATTTGGTAAATGAagttaaattttatatgaaatgttttcaatatgtgtatgaaatttgtatttattttttgtagatATTCTGTTTGtgaaaataatgtatatatgtcATGTGATGATGAAATGCATATTAATTGTgtatgaatttatgattttatgtgtATGAGCTATCTTTTCAAAGTAATGTCGGTATGATATAGTTTTTTGAAAGGTATAATAAGTGTGTAGGAATggtgtataaaatattttgcaattaatatatattatgttgtactaatttttatttcaatgttgTGAAATAGGTAAATATGTTGATTTTCAGATGGAGGGCATCATATATGATACGTCTACTCTGTATAGTGATCTAATTAGTACGATAATATCgcaaattaatatatatgttacCAGTGGCGGACCCAAGATTTTTCGTTCAAGAGGTTCGAAATGTCTTTCGGAATGGGCCTTTTGAAGTTTTTTGAGTTTAAAATCACACTTTTGGCAcgtttttataataaaaatgctTGTAAAGCAAAACtgattttttaaacaaaaataaactgaaactataaagaaaaataaataaatgttgttgcAGGAATTCGAACCTAGGGTGTGCAGCTTAATATTCAAGGATCTTACCATTGagccttctatttttatttgttattgagGAGGTTCAAAATATATGcatctacaaaaatataaaaaatttaccttatatatatcatgtatTATTTTACCGAGGGTGTTCAGGTGAACACAATGGACCCAACGTGGATCCACCCCTGAATGTTAATATAAGTGCtattgagataaaatatattgttagcGATATGTGTCCACCTATTAGTATTCACAATGATGTTGGGATAAACGTTTTTCCAGATCAAAAGAGAATATTTAGATTTCTTTACAAAATATCCATTGTGCATCTCTTTGAAAGATTGTGAGATATATAATCAAGATTCTGGAGTTATTACTGATATAATACATTCTGAAGTTAGTTTAACACAAACTAGCATTGATTTATACTCTAACAATTTTATCCGTTTGATCGGAGTGAATTTAGACGAATATGTCGATGAGAATAGTGAAGGAGATAATGACGTAGTAAGTGACCATTCCAACCTATTTGTAGCTGAGAATCAGATTTACAATAATAGGGAAACACTTGAGGAGGTGATTAGGCATGTTGGACTTGTCGAAAAATTCAATTTTCGTGTAGTGCTTTCTAATGCATCTTAGTAAGTACACgtcattcttttaatttatgttttttatttgatttattttgctttataaaatttaaatgtatatttattatttgttaaacAGTTATCACATGATTTGTCTTTCTGAGAGTTGTTCTTGGATGATGAGAGCATCTAGTTTGAATAAATCAAGTTTATTCAAAGTTAGGAAGTACAATGTTGAACACACTTGTTCTGTTAGAGATAGAGTGTATGCAAGACGTCAGGGGATAACTGACGTTGTAGCTGTCTTAATAATGGATAAGTATATTCATCCATCTACCGTATACATTCCAAAGGATATAGCTGATGATATGTTGAAATTGCATGGTGTTTTGCTAACATACATACAGGCGTGGAGAGCTAGAGAAAAAGCAATAAGATTGGTGTGTGGAGATCCGGCCAAATCATATGTCAAACTATCAGGAAATTCCAAAGTAAATTatgaattagaaatttttttaattgtgaaagtgaaaaaaattaccATACAGTTTGTTTTCaaactgaaataaaattttctgtGTAGTAActtttatgtatgaattttgtatcatttatgTGTGTATCTATATTTAAATAGGTATTAAAGCATGTATCTTTTTTGTATCAATTAAGTGTTCTTTATGTATCCATTCAGTAATGTATATGATGTTTTGAACTATCgtattttataattgaaaaaatttcaGGTTATCTATACATATTGGAGCAAACATATCCGGGATCGATTTTGAAAATAGAAAGGAAGGAATGTGATAAATTTCTATACGCATTTGTTGCATTAGAAGCTTGTATTAGAGGCTGGGAGTATTGTAGGCCAATTGTAGTTGTTGATGGGGCCGGATTAAAATGTTCATATGGTGGTACAATGTTCACTGCCAGCACCATGGATCCGGGAGGTAATTTTTTATCCCTTGTACTTTTACACTTacacaataaaaaattatatgatattacGTATGTTTTCAATTCgtgtgatatttttttcaaaaaataaatcaggTCATACACTTCTGTTGGCGTATGCGATAGTGAATTCTAAAAACGACGCTTCATGGACCTGGTTCTTTGAACAGTTTAAGAAAGCGTATGGAGTTAGAAAAAACATGTGTTTTATGTCAGATCGAAATGAGAGCATATGGAAGGGGACTACTACTGTATATCCTGAATGTGAACATTAAGCCTGCATATGGGAACCATCAGTTAATGTGTTgagaatttcaataaaaatactgaagatttgaagattttattttttacactaCCAAATGCTTATATAAAACAACAGTTTGAGACGATTATAAAAAGAATAGACCAGATAGATCCGCGAATAAGACCTTACTTATTTGATATTGGTTATAGCTAATGGTCAAGAGTTTATTCGAATTGTAAGCGCACATGGACCATGACTTCAAACATCGCTGAGTCGTTGACAGGTTGACAAGGAGGTTACCAGTGTTTCACTTTTTGAATTTAGGAGAGTAACAATTTAAAGATGGATTCACAAGCACAATGAGGAGGCTGATAAAACAACATCTGATctgacaaaaaaatatgatatgtatCTCCAGAAAAGTATTGCTTTGTCTTGCAATATGAACGTATGTTTTTTctcaattcaataataattaaatgtattttatttcaaaaaatttagtagcatatatatatttacaatttcACATTGAAATTGTTGTTAAGGTGATACCTTCAACACTCGATATGCATGTTGCAACTGAAGGAGCAAAGAAGTACATAGTAAACTTGAACACAATGATGAGTAGTTGCGGGAGATTTCAACATTATGAAATACCATGTGGTCATGTAATCGCAGTTCTTAGATACAGAAAGTTGCATGAAGCAGATTTTTGTTCTGCTTTTTATAGCCTGAAGAATTTCAAAGATGCATATGTCATCCCTGTTGAACTTATCCCTTGCAAGAATACATGGGATACACCAAATTATATTTCAGAGCCTAAAATGATGTCACCGGGTCCAAAGAGAATAGTGGAAAGACCAAAACTTGAACGATGAAAAGGGTTTTCTGACGTGAAACTCAAAAGGTCAAAAATGACTTGCAGTAGATCCCGTCAAGTTGGACACAACAGAaagacatgttcaaattatccaatgattaaaaaatgatatcTTGTGTATGTTGTTTTCACTGTTAgacacaattttttatatatgtattgtatTTTGGTATCATTAACAGTGAAACACACTATTTATAGATATGAACTAACGTATACAATTATTATTCAAattccatacatagtacatagTGATTACATGAATACTATTGAAAAACAAATTTCATACAAAgttcatacaaaaataaaataaaataaatcatacatcAATTAACATCTATTAACTATGGCATACGTAATTAATACAAAGTTTCATacataatgataaaatatttttcaacaaatatTTCAAACAATATGCATACATAGTTCATACATATTTATACGAAGGTGATAATATATGtgtatcaaaaaatatatgatatttatcaTACTCGAAATATAAGATAGTAAAAATGTGAACTAAttgtatacaattattattaaaatttcataGAAAGTACATAgtgtgtcacgatccaaaacgagccgcgagtggcacccacatttatcctcctatgtgagcgaaccaaccaatctaaaccccaacatttcaaacataataaatagaaaaacaatgcggaatacttaaaactcattaacgaaatcaataatcaacttctaaaactcaaacttatcattatccccaaaatctggaagtcatcatcacaagaacatctatcctcaaattactaattctaagagtatctagaaagctaaaataaataaaaagctagtccatgccggaacttcaaggcatcaagacatgaagaagaagatccagtccaagctagaagcgttagctcaccctgaaatccggtgtaatgaagactggctagagttgcggttgaattGAGGACGACGGTACGTtcgctgtactccacaaataacaaagaaagaaacatacaagtaggggtcagtacaaacacaagtactgagtagatatcatcggccaactcaaaatagaaaacagtatatatcagataatatcataaaatcaactacaatactcaacatgcagcatttacaattaccataacccttggtcacaacaccaagcacatcaatgaggactcacgcctccccatcatactcatttgggaaataggttcattaaattgagtatattaacatctttcaagattcattatctttatttctcttgtgtcgaaacgtgacattccgatcccctaatactacgtgtcggttcgtgacacccgatcccctaatactacgtgtcggttcgtgacacccgatcccctaatactacatgtcggttcgtgacacccgatcccctaatactacatgtcggttcgtgacacccgatccccctattactacgtgtcgattcgtgacacccgatccccctatgactacgtgtcggttcgtgacacccgatcctctaacctcattctttcgttcatcaagccttcttttataccaaggcatcatcattaacaagaggttttcaagatttaggattcaatagtttcatcatgtttatttcatcacaattatatcatcacatccatgcaagcatacaattaagcatatagaagggtttacaacactacccaatacatatcattcgctattaagagtttactacgaatagcataaaaaccataacctacctccaccgaagattattGATCGAGCAAGCAAATTCCGcaaagctttgttttcctcttcgtttctcctctctctcgatcgttcttctccctctctctgttctttttatttttcttattcaaccctctttcttttaccctaattagcatataattaagtataaaagatgacaaaagtaacccactaattaatttaaggttatctcttttaaccctcgagaatttggattattaatattcaaccactaactttataattataagcaggaatagtccaaaacaccccttaaaacagttaacagaaattcgacccagcctgggattatgcagtctgtgacgggccatcgtgcctgcgacggtccgtcctgctgagttgtcacagagttcagagactgaaatttactgaagggcctgtgacggtccgtcctgccatttcgtcacgaagttcagagagtcgatttcagtacccaaattttagaaatctaagtgttttggaacgagaccccctcgacggtccgtcgtgcccatgacggtccgtcgtgaccatgacggtccgtcgtgggatccgtcgtctctgccagttttttcagaaataaaatctgctgctcaaaacgactaaacaggtcgttacatagtGCTTACAACATTCATATTATATGGATCAactatgtttttaaaatttctaaaatgtaCAATGACTCCGCTGATATacaaattgtatataaaatgcataaaaaattcaaatacaatAATGATACAAAgttcatacatatttcataaaataagttcataaataattcatacatatttcatacAAAAGTTCATATTTCATACAAAGTTCATATATGATAAACTATTTTCAACATATTTTGGTACATGAATGTATtgttaaattagttaatataaATTTGCAATATATTTCAAACAATATGCATACATATtggatatatatttatacaaaagtGATAATATATGtgtatcaaaaaatatatgacaTTTGTCATAGTCgaaagataaaatagtaaaaatgttGTGTTATATGTATAAACGTAGTAATCAGTTCATACAAAAATAAGGGTAACattgataaattatataaacaaaactgaaattcatattaataaaaaaactggaaaataacataaattgttatattgttaaaaaaaaaaacaagaagttCAAAAAGAATGCAAAGTGTGCACTAAACTTTTTCTATTTCCTATTTCGTGGTCTTGGAGTGGGATAATTGGTGGTGTCCATAACTTGTTCTTTTTGCATGCGAGGTCCACCATACTTGCTGGTAACTGTACCTGTAACTTCACTGTCGCTTATTGCTCCCTctttattctttgattttgcaTAGTGTCAAAGTAATGTGACATACATCTAACGATGATATGTTGCATCGACATCAATATTAGACACATCAAAAAGTATCATTGctaatatattcaacaaaaagAGAGGTGTATAGACCATAATCGCTGTATTCaatttgaaattagaaaattttataataactaaatatttgaaatcaatATAGTATAGAGATTACATACTTGGAATTGTCTTCTTGTTGAGGAACATCTGTTACATGTTTGATTTCGAGAAGTTCGGGTTCAGACTTGTTTTGATATTCAGGGATATTGTTTGCATATATATCAAGTCTTTTACCATAAAACCCTGTACTTGTCAGAAATAATGGTATCATGGTTGCAAGTTTATCAACAACTTCTTTAACTAATTTGTTATGAACAACTCCGTCACTCATCGAATCGTATACATGTAGACATCTATGTTTGATTCGGAGTACAACAAGAAACCAATAAAATTTCTCAGAAACATTGACAGAGATAAGGACTTCGTCGATTCTGTCCCAAGCAATGTTAGCAAGCAGCTTAAATCCTCTAATGCACTAACCAACGTCGTGGTCGGGGGTAATTGATCTCAAGTTACAATCTGACAGTCTCCACTATTTCTCAATGTTATCAATCCACGCTATAAACCAACAGTCAACAGTGTtgtatgaaattgatgtttgaGAGTATTTTGCCTTCTTTCGAAGATAACACATAATTGTATTAATATGCtgttacaacaaaaaaaatacattcgATTTTTCATACATTGTCGTATCATATATACATCTATATAAGTACATGCACACATTGTATAAACATGTATATACATGTTtcatacacatttcatacacacataatgcaaacataaaaactatcTCATACATAATTCATAGATTAATAATGCACTAGTTGTTACTTAAATTCGTACATCAATTATTACACAAGATTCAaacaattctaaaaaaatagcATTTATTACGTAAACTAAAATAGAGTTCAAGAAAATACTAATACAACATATGGGTATCAAAAATATACAATGTGGCTTTATAACTAATAAATAGCAGGTATATAACCTTTTACTCAATTCATGTATAGTAAAAGTTCATTATATACCTCAATAcatacacaaatcatacaaCATTAAAATACAACAATTCAAACATCAAGTAACATATAATTCAGatatattaatcataatattGATTCAAAGTATGTCTTACCCCGTCCTCCTAAGGTCTGCCCTGTTGACTCATTATGTGAAAAAATCCTTTTCTGCGATTTTGGCAACGCCAAAGACCATTTGAAGATGAAAGGTATTTTTCACCTTTGTATATGCTGCTTTCCTGTGAATATTGcaataaattttgtataagATTTGATATTgttaaatgtaaaataaaataatattatttatatatatctataccTGTCACGCCTATTTGAAACATCTTTCATAACCCATTGGTTGAACTGGTCAATCATATAAGCTGGAACGTCAAAATCATTTTGACATGCGAATGGATGTTTGATTGGGAAGAATATTGGAACTCTTTTTGAACTGTTTTCGGCTTTCGACATCGAATATAAGgagaaaattcatattttctGGGGTTCGTGTGTCTTTGTTGCACATCTGGTGTTGTGGTGGCGTTTAGAATCGGATCAAGTGCAATGATTTGTGTCATAGTAAAATCAGGGTAATCATCCAAAGTTGGTGATTTTGAAGTTGATGATCCAGATAAGTCGGCGATGAAAAAATCACCAGTTGACTTTTGAGCTTCATCTAGATAAGAAAAATCGTTAGCTCAAAACAAATTTGTAAAAGAACATACatgtcataatattttat
This DNA window, taken from Solanum lycopersicum chromosome 5, SLM_r2.1, encodes the following:
- the LOC138348695 gene encoding uncharacterized protein, which codes for MAHCRRAAPGPLTEMGHAGPSVAQIKREYLDFFTKYPLCISLKDCEIYNQDSGVITDIIHSEVSLTQTSIDLYSNNFIRLIGVNLDEYVDENSEGDNDVVSDHSNLFVAENQIYNNRETLEEVIRHVGLVEKFNFRVVLSNASYYHMICLSESCSWMMRASSLNKSSLFKVRKYNVEHTCSVRDRVYARRQGITDVVAVLIMDKYIHPSTVYIPKDIADDMLKLHGYLYILEQTYPGSILKIERKECDKFLYAFVALEACIRGWEYCRPIVVVDGAGLKCSYGGTMFTASTMDPGGHTLLLAYAIVNSKNDASWTWFFEQFKKAYGVRKNMCFMSDRNESIWKGTTTVYPECEH